The nucleotide sequence TATTCTTTAATAGTTCCTTTGCTTTCATATTGTAATTCCACAAATGATCACTTGAGGGCAGATTTTGGCACCATGACTGTTTGCAGAAACAAACACTGGAAATAAATTATCCTTGTAGAGTTTGCTTCGCTCAGTCATTACACAGGCAGTTGTGCAGTTTATGAAAATTAGAATTTTCAGATGCCGTCTGCTTCCTGATAGAATGTCCAGACATCGGATCCTGAATGCTATCTGTATAGAACACTTAATCCAGgccaattctgtttttttttgtttttttttttcagttaaataaaaTCCACATAGGTTATTTTGAAAGACGTGTGATAGCTTGTGATAATGGGCAAGTGTAACGCTATACAAAAAGTCTTGAATAGGAAACCTGAATGTTTACACAGTGCACTGTGCATTGTTTTCACTGTTTTCCCTCTTCACAGAATCAAGTTGACTAAGAACTTAAAAGCACCTGCTGTACAAGTACACATACATGTTCCTTGGTTTAAGAATGGATAGTAAGATATTATAGCTTTGTGCTTTATAGTGATCAGGAAATCCCCTGGCTGAGCAATGGCGAGTCCTATTCTATCAGAGTAcgttgttttaattgtttttctccattttaaacAGTTGGGGAAAATTCACCAGGAAATCTACCCTGTGAAATCCCAATCCCGGTTCTCTCAGGGTTCAACCCAGATGATCTGCAGAAATGTTGCTACGTGCTTTTCTCGAACATTTCCTCTTCCATTGCTGCTGCTCACAGACCCCCCACAAACTACTTAACAGTTCAGATTTTCAGCTGAAGGAGCGTAATGTTACACTGCCAAATGTCCTTAAAATCGAAATGGTGACAGTGAGGAGAGCTTTCTTTTCTGCCAAGGCAATTCATGATTTACTGGAATGGACAACACATTAATGAGTATttgattttcacaatttttgcAAGTCTTTTCAGCTTTGCCTGAGACCATGTTGCactaaaaaaatgaagagactcATCAATTTATCAAGACCATTTATTaagatgtataaaaatgtaatactatTACAAACTCATAACAAAACAGCTCCCCACAAACACATTGAAACAATGTTGCAGTTGGACATATTCTCAAAATGAAGGCAGGTTTTATTCTCCTTATTTTAAAggagtattttaaaaagtagaattttcactttcatacatttctaaaaagctatttttgttgtttgagtGCCAGGGATGGGCGCAACTcacacaattcattttttttaattggtgacTGAGGAAAACCTAGAGTACAGAGATCTGATCTACTGTCCACAGCTGTATTCAGCATGAGAGCAATGGGTATCTGGCTGGGTGTGAATTAGCATAAGTTCAGTCTAATTCCTCATGTTCGAAACTGAGGAGTGCTTTTACGTCAGCCCTTTCCCACCAGTTATACAATGGAGATAGGAAACAAGTATCACTGACCTTTGCAAGACAACTAGGTACAAACAGCCAAAGAAGCTTCCAGAAGAGCTTGGGGAAAGTCCGCTTGGCAGCACTTGATGAGAGAATCTGATGAGTGAATTTCTCCATCACAGAAAACAGGGTCATGACGGCAGAGCCCTTTTCAGGAACCCAAAAGAGTGTGGGGTAGAGTCTGTATCGGAGCCAGAGGGAATGTGTAATTCTATCTGTGCTGACATGAGGAGGTGCTTTCAATAGGCCCTTTATCGCCTCTTTGCTGGTTTTTAGAATAGAATCATCCACAACCTATTCGGTACCTATGTACGGAATCCTGGTCCAGGTTGCACGGAAAATGTATCACGTTTAACATCATTAAATCCAGTTTCAGCCAGTTGTAGCAACTTGATAGAgaatttatgtatatatttgtgtgataTCTAGAGCAAGCTTTGTGTTGTAAATTTGCTCTGTGTGattggggttggggaggggtgaACCAGCTCTAGTTTAGAGGCACACAGTGGCTTTGTTGTGTCCTGGTTTGCAGGGAGTCACTGGGCAACATgtgaacactgacactgactgtCCACTGTCACCGGATTATCCATTATAGATTGACCGCCTTCTATGATATCACCAAGCACTGTAGCGAAAGCAACAGACCCAAccattaatttttcattcatttgtaatgAATGGCTTCGTGCAACTATAGtccttttaaaaagcattttgctctgaacatttcacttttaTATAAAGTGCTGCATTTGTGAAAAGCTCAATGTAAATAAAATCctcatatttattcttttttcatcattattattaatgcatTAAAGGGACAGTGGTAGTTGTGGATGGTTAGGAATGcagaattttgtgtgtgtgtcctatgATGAGAGTTGTAGTTGCCATTCCCATCGCTGGCAAGTTTCTTCTTTGTCTGACTTTGCTTCTCAGCTTCCCTTCATACAGACTGAATATTCTGACAACTATCAGAAGGGCAAATGTAACTTGGACTGTCTACTGTCAGGAAGCTTCAGCTAGAAGAGGCATCCAAACCAAATACTGTTGAGCAAAAGGGCCAACTGTGTACTTTTACATCCTCACCAGTGTGATCGCATATCAGCATTGGACATATTAGTCCCCCATGGTTCAGATGTAGTAAGGATGATGACTAAGAAAGAATGAATTAGATATGACGACCATTGCTTGGCTTGGACACCCTTTCAGGTGCTGCAGGCCCAATTGCAAATCTTAGTCAGTCGTTCCGCTTCCTTAGGCACAAGGAGGAAGACAGAGGCGGTAGAATCTCTACTCTCTACTGCATTCCAGATTAACTGGGCAATGGATACCAAGGTTTTGTGTTTCAGCAAATATCTCTACCCAGTGCAGCACATGACAGCGCTCAGTTTTACAGCATATCTCCCGACTCTAGCTATTTGGCTCCTGGTAGGGATTACGGTCTGGGATCTTATATATATTGTaaggctgagggagggagggcggcaGCGGCGCGGAGGCAATAGAGCGAGCGGGTGTCTGGCGGGTGAGGGCCCGGATCAGCTTGGAGCGGTAGTGGTCCCCGGCCAGGAAGTAGAGAATGGGATCGATGCAGCTGTTGGCGCTAGCCAGCGGGCGTGTGATCTTGTAGGCAAAGTTAACGACGTTCAGCGCAGAGCAGTCGGCGCCCAGCACTCGGTACGCGTAGTACAGGGTACGTGTCACGTGGAAGGGCACGAAGCACACGGCGAACACCGCCAGCACCACCACAATCAGCGTGACGGACTTCCTGCGGGAAGACCCTCGGTGCTGGCCAGGGGAGAGACCGCGTCTGGGGCGGCACAGGGCCCGCGCCATCAGGCAGTAGCACACCACGATCACCAGGAAGGGAACGCCGAAGAGCATGGTCATCACGGCCGAGCTGTAGTTCACGTAGCTCTCGAAGTCCTGGGGCCTGGTGGTGTCGTGGCACAGCGTGTCGCCGTCCCGCCGGCTGGTGGTGACGAAAATGAGGTTCGGCACCAGGCAGGCGGTGACGGCGGCCCACACCAGGCCGCACACGACCTGGGCGGCGCGGGGCTTCACCGCGGCGAGGGACCGGATGGGGTGGCAGATGCCTAGGTAACGGTGCACGCTGATGCAGGTGAGGAAGAGAATGCTGGAGTACAGGTTGGCGTAGAACATGAAACGTACCATCTTGCAAAGGGCCACCCCGAAGGGCCAGTGGCTGCGGTTGCCGTAGTAGTAGATGAGCGTGGGCAGGGAGAGCACGTACAGCGTGTCTGACACGGCCAGGTGGAACATGAACACGGTCCCGGCCTTCCAGGGCCGCATTTTgaacacaaacatccacaggGCCATGGAGTTGAGGACCAACCCCAGGACACACACCAGGCTGTACGACGCGGGCAGCAAGACGTACTTGAACTCCTCATCGAAGCGACAGCTAGCGTTTGCTTCTCCAGCTCCCTCCGATGGCCGGGTGGTGAACAGCGCTGACACATCTGTCTGATTGTCCGCATAAAACAATATAGAATTCATCCTCTATCTCCAAGCATGTGCTTCTGGGTGTGACATTCATAAATATTCTAGAAGGGGAAagtttaaaagtatttaatCAGTGCCCAATCATTTAGATAATAACATTTAGGAGACAATATAAACCATATGCATGTTGTTTCCTGTAAAGCAAATCCTCTTTGAtgtaatattgaaaaaaaaccaCCACTGTGCAAAACTGAATCTTTGAAAAAAGTCCATAGCTTCAACATGTGATATAAAAATTCCTTTTTGTGGTACccataaaatacagtatgtacatggGTCTTAATATGGCTGGACTCCCCATTCCATATGTAATGTGACCACGTCGGTTACGTGTATCTTGtcatattttgtacatttggcAGATTGCAAGCGAGCAAAAGGAATGCTGCTCAGCTCAGAGATATGGTTACATCTCAATGTGCCACCCCAAGACACAGAGAGACCTCAGCATGAGTAGACTTTTCAGTCACTGAGAGAAGAAAAGGGTCTAATCCACCTTCTTGGAAGAGTAAACATTTAAGAACTGCTTGCTTATGGTCAGTGTAAGAAAATGACCTGCCTGGAATACAAGAGACCGCAACAACATACCGTTTATGCAATCATTGCGACTGAGGGATGCTGAGGGGAGAGTAATCAAAATCAACCGAACTGTAACAAGGGTAATGATGATATTAACTGTTAACTATCTGCTTCATCAAAtcataataatttttataacatttataaTCACTACCTGGGTTAGCATTGTCTTATTTGTTAGTATTATCAATATTTTCGACTCAAATGTATGGCACAAAAATAAAGCCCGGTCTAAGTAAAAGGTGAACAAGTGCAACTTCGAAATCGCTTCAAAATTACACCAGACAGGAGCGCGCACAAATTCACAGGCGTAGCAAATAAGAAGTCACGTTCTAGTGTTCATGTCACTAAAAACCGTTGACATAAAAAGGGAAACCTTATTAGGAGTAACACACTTACCTTGCTTTCagacaaataaagaaaagatgAAGAAGCGAAGAAGATGTGTCGAATAGCCTACTGCGGTTACGCGCGCAGCGAGGATGGTCGGCATGCACGTCGGAAAAAGAGTTATGACGGTCTCAGCTGGCTGTCTGCCTGACAgatgccccctccctccctgacaCCCTCCTAAAATTCTGAATCTTGTATTTGTTCACGTTACGCCATCGATTTTCTTCACGGTTTATTATTGGTTGCCTTATTATGTAAACTGTTTACACGTCAGTGGTTCTAAAcgcaaattaaaatttaaaagataTGTATTAAATAATACGCGCACTTCCCACTTACAATTTCctgataaatatgcaattatcGAAGTGGCAGATCAGTACAATATTTTCATCAACTGAACTAAACTGAATGTCTCATAACTGAATTGTATTACATCATTTCGACTTTATAGAAATCCAGGTGCTACTACCAGTGTACATTTCTCATTCGACATAAAACCATTGAATGTTCTAGTAGATGTTTAATTAAGATGTATAATGTCTCATTGAactaaaaattaatattaataattacaatatGATATTTTTATGGGTTGAGCTGTAAGAGTTCCTGTAACTCCTACGTACGCCAGTGTTGGTAAAAACAGTGAGGCCGAATGTGTGCAGCAATTTACACTGAGCTTTTATCCTTTGAATGGACACAAAACCCTTTGAATGGACTTAGGACTTTTGCACACACTTTGCAGACCTTTTAGTCATTTTAACAAGGTGTCCAGacagtaaaaatatacatacaataaTGTATAGTAAACCATTATAAACCACATTCTGGAGAATAAAGGCCACACTTGCAAAACAGAAACCTCCTTATATACCAGCAGATAAGAGATAAGTGTGGATTCTATCTCCCACATCTCTCTTCCTTCCAGGTCTGATGCCACAGTTGGACAGGTTTTCTTGAAGGGTGCTTCACATTAATTTGTCTAGTCTGCCTCAATCTTATTCACAGACAGTAAAGCTGTATGAGTGTTCCAGATGTTAAATCACCCAAATCAGATCAAATGGTCTAGCTGCAGTCTAATGCATCTGTAGAGAGGACGCTCACTCATCAGCATATGTAGCACTGGTAATGCTAATGTATTGACAGTAAATCTATGCAATAATAAGAGTCCTAAGCTTGgatttaatatattaatataaatctgggttactgtatatatagatataatactgtgaaaaatatagcttgaaatacatttttgattaggagtggcagtgtagtgtaatggccAGGGTCCTGGCCTCATCACTTCAACTTTCTTGGTTCAATTCCCAGTGCGGTagctgccattgtgcccttaagcaaggtacttgacctgaattgcCTCAATTAAAGAAAATCAGTCCCCATTGCATAAATGGATGGCatgttaaaatataatgcaGGAACACCACTTAATTGAACAAGCTCAAGTTACAGGTGTATCAGCTGGAAGGCTTACTATGATGTGTATTTATAGTATATGTGCGTCCTAATCCTAAATTAACGTTTTTCAATCTTTTGCAATTTGGTAAAACTTAGAAGGGGGACTGATTTTCTGTATAAATGACATGATattaacatttgaaattcaTAAAATTCATGAGGAGGACCTTCTTCATACAGAATCACATTACGATAACGTTATATTGTTAGTTGGAGTCAGAAAAATGACATGTGGGTGTGAGCATAAGATACAGCAAGTTTTGCTCCCTGGATGAAAATTACACATTACACTTATGAATGAGCATTAATTTTCCATGACTTATGAGATTTCCCCATTTGTTTAGCAACCACAGCCCTCCCCTCTTAAGGGTCTTCCAATTATCATGAGTCATTATGAGAAAGGAGAAAACCCACAGACTTTAGCGATATGCAGTATTTGAACGTGAACCCGTTTCTCTTATTATTTTTAGAAGTTGTGACAGCTGCCCTTTAAGGCATGAGCCTTAATGACCATACTGAAGTGGGTAGAATTACGCTTCAAAAATAGGCACAAGGATGAGCaaagttgttatttttaaaggtgGATGAAGGAGAGGCAGGTGGCAGCAGAGTAGGTACCAAGAAAGTAGTGCCAATGCATAAGGAAATTTTAACTCCTCTTTTTCCATTGCTGTTCCAAGTCTAGTTTATCAGCAGAAGACAATGAATGAAAAACCCAGTATTTATGGCAATGTTGGCTTGTGCCTGTGCTGTTGGTGGtttcctctgtgtttctctgtgatgCTAAACAGAGGAAACGATAGGTAACTTAGATGACAGAAGACCTCCCACCTGTTTCATCCATCCTTCAACATACATTGTTT is from Anguilla anguilla isolate fAngAng1 chromosome 9, fAngAng1.pri, whole genome shotgun sequence and encodes:
- the LOC118236449 gene encoding P2Y purinoceptor 4-like — encoded protein: MNSILFYADNQTDVSALFTTRPSEGAGEANASCRFDEEFKYVLLPASYSLVCVLGLVLNSMALWMFVFKMRPWKAGTVFMFHLAVSDTLYVLSLPTLIYYYGNRSHWPFGVALCKMVRFMFYANLYSSILFLTCISVHRYLGICHPIRSLAAVKPRAAQVVCGLVWAAVTACLVPNLIFVTTSRRDGDTLCHDTTRPQDFESYVNYSSAVMTMLFGVPFLVIVVCYCLMARALCRPRRGLSPGQHRGSSRRKSVTLIVVVLAVFAVCFVPFHVTRTLYYAYRVLGADCSALNVVNFAYKITRPLASANSCIDPILYFLAGDHYRSKLIRALTRQTPARSIASAPLPPSLPQPYNIYKIPDRNPYQEPNS